CAGTTCACCTGGGAGCGCACCGACAAGGCCGAAGCGTTGCGTAACGCGCTCTAAGCCAAACTGCCTTAAGCATCAAAGGTGTGGCTGGCCACTCAGGCCAGCCACACCTGGCGCCCTTCCACCTCAACGCGGCGCATGGGCAGCTCGAATGCCTCGCTCACATCCTCATCGTTGAGCACGTCATCGGGCCGGCCCCACCCCAGCGCGCGTCCCGGTGCCAGCAGCAACACGCGGTCGAAGTAGCGATGCACGAGGTTTAAGTCGTGCAGCACCGCCACCGCCGCGCCCCCCCCCTCCACATGCTGACGCATCACCTCCAGAAGCCCGAGCTGATGACGAAGGTCGAGGTTTGCCGTGGGCTCATCAAGAAGCCAGAGCGGCGCATCGGCGACGAGCGCACGCGCCATCACCACACGCTGGCGCTCCCCACCGCTGAGCGAAGAGACGGGGCGATTCGCAAGCTCCTCGACCTCCAGACGCGCGAGCGCCTTAAGTGCGCGCTGCCGGTCTTCGGACGAGGGCAGGCTGAAGCGCGGGCGGCTGGCGTGCAGCCCCATCAACACAAGCTCCAGCGCGCTGAATTCAAAGACCGGCGATGAACTCTGGGGGACGACGGCCACCTCCCGGGCGACCTCGCGACGCGTATACTCCGAGAGCCGGCGCGCATGCAGCCACACCTGCCCCTGCTCGGCGGTGCGAACCCCGGCGAGTATTCGCATCAGCGTTGTTTTGCCGACCCCGTTGGGGCCGACGACCGCCCAGGCAACACCGGCCTCCACGCTCAAACTCACCCGCTCAAAAAGCGTGCGTTTCCCCACGCTTGCGCCCACATCATCGAGTCGCAGCAATGCCGGAAGTTCGCGTTTTTGCTGGCTCATCCCCACCCCGCATCGCGACGCAACGCCCGCCATAAGAAGTACAGAAACATCGGCGCGCCGATCATCGAGGTGAGCACGCCCACCGGCAGCGTTGTGCCCAGAACGCCAAAAAGACTGCGCGCGCTGACGTCGGCCAGCGTCAAAAAGGCCGCCCCGGCCAGCGCCGAGGTCGGCAGGAGCACCCGATGATCCGGCCCCACCACAAGGCGCATCGCATGCGGGACGACCAGCCCCACAAAGCCAATGATCCCCGAGAAGGCCACGCCCACCGCCACCGCGAAGCTGGCAAGCAGCAGGCAGACGCGCTGCACCTTCGCCACCTCCACCCCGAGGTAGGCGGCCTCTTCTTCGCCGATCGCCATCGCATTGAGGTCGCGGGCGTAGGCAAAGAGCGCGGTCAGACTCAGGCCGATCGCAGCGCTCACGCCCAGCATCACAGGCCAGGCGGTGCCCTCCACGCTGAGTGCACCCATCAGGTAAAAGAGGATCTCCTGGGCCTTCTGGGCGGAGACGACGCTCTGCAAGAACATGATCATCGAGGCGGCAAAGGCGTTAACGATCACCCCGGTTAAAAGAAGCACGTAGGTGGCGCCGCGCCCGGAGGGCGCCTGGCGCGCCACGGCAAAGATAGCCGCGAGCGCAGCGAGCGCGCCGCCGAAGGCGGCAAGGGGCGTGCTGACGGCAAGCACCCCCACACTGAAACTTCCAAGCGTTAAGAGCAGCGTACCTCCCAGCGCCGCGCCTCCCGAGACGCCCAGGATGTAGGGGTCGGCCAGGGGATTTCGCAGCACCGCCTGAAAGACCGCACCTCCGGCGGCCAGCGCCGCACCCACCACGCCGGCGAAGACCACCCGGGGCAGACGCGCGCTCCACAAGATCGCCTGCTCGGTCGCGCTGAGTTCCCCGGTCCACCAGCGCGCCACAAGATCAAAACCTCCCAGCGCGGAGCTCCCCGAGCTCAGCCCCAACATCGCACTCAGCCCCCAGAGCCCCAGCGTAAGCGCCGCGCTCAGCGCGATCTTCGTCGGGGTCAGCACAGCGCGGGTCATGGTGCGGCCTGCCCCGCATCCCCACCACGCGCGGCCTCTCCCAGAAGCTTCAACGCCTGCGGCACGCGCGGCCCCGGGCGCATCATCACGGCATCGGGAAGATGCACCACCTGATCGGCGGCGACCGCCGGCAGACTCTCAAAGGTCTTCCAGAAGCCCAGCACCTCGTCGCTGCTGACGTTGAGCGAGACATCGATGATCAGCTCGGGCTCGGCCTCAAGCACCGCCTCCATATCGAGCACGGGGTAGGCCGTGGCGGCCGTGGCCACGGCGTTCTCAAGGCCGGCCAGCTCCAGGAGCTCAGCACCAAACGAGCCCGGTCCGGCAACGACCACCGGCTCCCGGTCGTAGGCCAGCAGCGCCCGCTGCGCAGTGTCGCTCTGCGTCTTGCGCAGCTGCTCGGCAACCTCCGCGATCCCCAGCTCGGTGCGCGTGCGAAGATCACGTCCGGCCCCACCCTCGCCGATCCAGGCACCGAGCATGTCCATGGTGTGCAGCGCCGATTCCAGATCATCGCCGCGCGCAAAGGCATAGGCCACCCCGGCCTCCTGAAGCTGATCGGCAACCCTGTGGTCGGCGCCGGCCTGCACGCCCACCACAAGATCGGGGCGCGCGGCCAGGATGGCCTCCAGATCGGGATCGAGCATTCCGCCGATCTTTGGCACGGCGCGCGCCTCTTCGGGGAAGTCGCAGTAGCGGGTCACACCCACCACCCGCTCGCCAGCGCCCAGCGCAAAAAGCACCTCGGTGGTGGAGGGGGCCAGCGACACGATGCGTACCGGCCGCTCGGGCAGATTCGCGCTGAGCACCGCATCCTCGCGCACCACACGCTCGCCAGGCCCCTCCCGGCCAGGCGACGACGGGGCCGGCCCGGCCTCAGACTGCGACGCAGACTGCGCCTCACGCTCGGGCGAAGGCTCAGACCCGCGATCGCAGCCCCCGCCCAACATCGCCAAAAGTACAAGCGCCATCACGGCGCGACATCCCCAACTCAAACTTAGCGGCTGGTCATATTGCAAAGGCTTCACCTGGTGTTACACTACCGAGAAGCGACGGCCTCCCACAGACAGCTCAAGGATCGGCAGCCATGGCGGGACGTGACCTGCTCAGTCAGTCAGAAATCGACGCGATGCTCAACAACCTGGAGCGTCAGATCGATCGTTTGCGCGTGCTCTACGAACGTTATTTTAACGGCGTGGACCGTCGTCCGCCCGGCCATCAGCGCCAGGAGGTGGTGCGCTTGAGCTTTGAGCTCGAGCACACCTTCATCAATAACACAGCCCAGAAGTTCCGTCTGCGAGCCTTAGTCCAGCGCTTTCAAACCTTCAAGACCTATTGGGATCGCACTCTGCGCCAGATCGAGGAAGGCACCTACAAACGCGATCGCAACAAGGCCGAGCGCCGTCAGGAGCGCCGTAAGGCCAGGGAGGCCCGCGAGGACGACGGGGCCTACAGCATCGACCTGGACAATGACTTTATCGAAGGCCTCAACGAGGTCGATCTCGACGCGCTCTTAGGTGATGCCATCTCGGCGGTGGAGGCCTCCGAGCCGGCTGCGATTGCACCGACCCAGACCTCCGCTGCCTCCAGCGCTTCGACGCGCGATGAGGCTGAGCGCGAGCGCATCCGCCGCGAAAAACTTGCCGAGATTCAGCGCCAGCTCGGGCTTATGGGCGATGAGCCGGCCCCCGCACACTCGGCGCCGACGTCCCCGGCGGCTCGCTCCGCGCCCGCTGCTCAGACGTCGCCAACGACCGCTCCCTCACCGCACGCCGAACGCCCCCCGAGCGATCCTCGTAGCCAGAAACTCGCCGCGATGCGCCGCAAACTCGCGCAGCGCAACGCTGAGGATGAAGGCGCCCAGGCCTCTTCGGCCGACACCGAAGGCGGCGTGCGCGGCGCCAGCCCCGAGAAGCTCGCCAGGATGAAAGCGATGCGCGAAAAGCTCGCCAGCCGTTCCATCCAGCGCCCCTCCTCCGGGCCGATACATCGCCAGAACGCCTCGCCAGCGCCCCCCTCCGCCGGCACCCGTACCACCGGCAGCCACCGCGTGGTGCGTCGCCCGTCAAGCTCCGAGGATGATAGCGCTCGCCAGGTTTACGAGCGCCTCATTGAAGCCAAGCGCCGCTGCAACGAACCCACCGATAAGTTGAGCTACGACGCGGTCAAGCGCTCCATGGACCGCCAGCGCGAAGAACTCCAGCGCAGCCGCGGCGCGCGCAATGTCGACTTCCAGGTCGTCATCAAAGGCGGCAAAGCCTACCTCAAACCCGACACCAAAGACTGAACCCCGGGGTCGGGCTTGCCGCGCGTCAGTGGCGAGCCTCCATCGACGTCTCGCGCTGGCGAGCCTGGCGGAAGAGCCGGGTTTCTAGCTCCTCGACGAGGCGCTCGGTGCTGGCCGGCTCCAGGGCGGAGACGGCGATCGCGTTGTACGCCCTCGCCACCGAAGCGGCTTCCCCCTCCTCCAGAAGATCGCTCTTGTTGAAGACGAGTAACTGCTCCTTATCGCCCAGATCGATCTCGGTGAGGATACGGTTGACGGCCTCCATCTTATCGTCAAAACGCTCGTCGGAGACGTCGATCAGGTGCACCAGGATGTCGGCCTCGTCGAGCTCCTCCAGCGTGGCCTTAAACGCGGCGACCAGGTCGGCGGGAAGATCGTGAATGAAGCCGACGGTGTCGGTGAAGATGATCTCACGCTCATCCGGGAATCGCAGCTTTCGGGTGGTAGGCTGCAGGGTGGCGAAGAGCTTGTCTTCGCTGAGCACCTCGGAGTTGGTCAGGGCATTGAGTAGCGTGGATTTGCCGGCGTTGGTGTAGCCGACGATGCTCACCGTAGGCAGCTGATTGCGCATGCGTCGTGCGCGACGCACCTCGCGCTGCTTGCTCAACTTCTCGATGTCTTTCTCCAGCGAACGGATGCGATCGCGGGCACGGCGACGGTTGATTTCCAGCTTCGTCTCTCCGGGGCCACGCCCGCCGATCCCACCGGTAAGACGGCTCATGCCCGTGTTGCGGCTGTGCAGACGGGGCAGGTTGTACTTGAGCTGGGCCAGCTCCACCTGGACCTTACCGTCGCTGGAGGTAGCGCGCTGGGCGAAGATGTCCAGGATGAGCTGGGTGCGGTCGATGACCTTGATGTCGGTCTCATCGGTGATGCCGCGAAGCTGGGTGGGACTTAAGTCCTGGGCGAAGATAATCAGGTCGACGTCGAGCTGCAGCGCGCGCAGCGTGAGCTCTTCGATCTTACCTTTGCCCAGGGCGTATTTGGGATGCATGCCGCTGCGGCGCTGCACCAGTGTGTCGACCACATCGACGCCGGCGGTACGGCAGAGCTCGAGCATCTCGGCGACTTCGACCTCTTCGGGCCGCCCCTCAGGGGTGGCCACGTAGGCCAGCAGCGCAGGCTGACCGCCGGTCGTCACGACATCGGCCGCCTTACGCTGAAACTCGCCCTCAAGCTCCGTAATGAAGTGGGTAAAGCTCACGCCCACTTCAGCCGGGTTGGGTGCCTTGTAGGTCTCCCAGATGCGCTGCTCGGGGTTCTCCGGCACGAGGTGTGCCCAGGCCACCTGCCCCGGATAACCGCCCGGCCCCACCCCGATGCTCATCACCAGGTCGAGCTGAAGTTTGGAGAGGTCGGTGAGATCCTCACGCGAGAGCTCCACCTCGCGGCCCTTCGTGCCAGGATGGGTTCGGATAAGACGCACGCCACGAAAGCGACTCTGACCGGCACGCTGGCGACCGAGGTCAGGAAGGTAGACGCGATGGCTATCACCGAGCATCACATGCTCAACCTTGCCGGAGCGATCCACCAGCACAGCGACCACCCGATTGAGCTCCTCGGAGATGAAGGTCATCTGCGTGGCGAACTCCTGGCTAATCGCATCCAGAGTGCCAATTTTTCGTCGGTACAACTTCTCCAGCGCGCGCTTCTGACTGGATTTCAGGCCGGTGGTCTCGCCATAGATCTCGCGTGCGATAGGTCACTCTCCTATGAAAACGTGGGCGTATAAACGGTGGGGCAAATATCGCAACGAAAGCGAGCGTTGCGATGCCACACCTGACAAAAAAACGGCCGCCGCCCGGGCTCCATTCCGAAGCAGGCGGCGACCGCGAAGACAGGCCCTTGGCTCAACTCGCCAGGTTCAGGGCGGGCACCCCAGGCGCTCCATCTGCGCCTCGACCGCACCGGGGTTGGAGGGGCCGGTGCGCATGTACTGACGGTAGTGGCGGCAGGCCGCGTCGATATCATTGAGCTGGCCGTAGGCTACCCCAAGAATACGATGGCAGTCCGCGTTACCGCCGCGCACACCCTGGGTGCAGTCGGTGATCGCCCCGCGAGGATCGCCGCTGGCGACCTTACGCGCGGCGTTGGTAAAGAGCGTGCGCGCCTCCTCGGCGCTGAGTGTAGGCTCGGCAGCCTTCTTGCGGCTGGGCGCGCGTGAGCCTCCGCTCGACGATCCGGCACCGCGAGCAGCGGCAGCCTCGGCGCGAGCAGCAACCGCCGCGCGGGCGGCCTCTTCCTGCTCTTCAATACGCGCCAGAAGATCTTTGGCCGGCTGGTGGGTCGAGCGCACCAGGAGCACGCTCTCCGCCAGATCGCGCGCGGCATCATTCTTGCCGTTGTTCAGCTCGCTGCGCGCCTCGGAGACCACCGCATTCAGGATGCCGGCCTGCGTGCCGTCTTCTTCCATCTTCTTGTAGAAGAGCGAGTGCGAGGGAATCGCCGAGGCATGCTCCAGGGCCTCCAGCGCGTCACCGGCATCCAGGCTGTCACGGGCATCCTCAAAAAGACGCTGGAAGGGAAGTTCGTTGCGCGCGCTGCTGAGCATCTCACTGATGCGACGCTGCTGATCGGCGTTGGGCTCCATCAACTCACCGATGGACTCGAGCTTGCCGATGGCCCGCTGGAGTTGGCCGGCGTCAATATCTCCCTTCGCGCTATCGATGGCCGCATCAATACGATCATCGCCTGCAGCGACCTCAAGGTCGGCGATCTCCCGGGCGGCCTCGGCCTGCACCTGCGAATCAGCCTCGGCGACCGCTTCACCGCCGGTGCTCTCCTTATCGCCTCCCAGCGCAAAGATCGCTCCGATGGCCAGCAACGCCGCCACCAGCAGACCTCCGCCAAAGACCAGCGCCTTATTCGGCCCGCCACTGCTCTGGGCAGCAGCGAAGTCGGGTGCCGCGGCCTCAGGTGCCGGGGGCGTGAACACATAGTTCTCGCCAGGCTCCACAAAGCGGAACTTCACATGGCCCAACTCCACCACGTCGCCGCGCTTGAGGTGGGTGGCACGGTAGCTCTCGCCACTTACCTTGACGCCATTCTTGCTGTTGAGATCGACGATCTTGTAGGTGGCGTTCTTCTCGCGCACGATCTTGGCGTGCTTCTGCGAGATGGAGCGGTGGTCAATGATGAAGTGGCAGTCTTCGCCGCGGCCGATCACCGTCTCGTTCTGCGTCAGCGAGAACTCCTGGCCGGC
The nucleotide sequence above comes from Lujinxingia sediminis. Encoded proteins:
- a CDS encoding ABC transporter ATP-binding protein, with translation MSQQKRELPALLRLDDVGASVGKRTLFERVSLSVEAGVAWAVVGPNGVGKTTLMRILAGVRTAEQGQVWLHARRLSEYTRREVAREVAVVPQSSSPVFEFSALELVLMGLHASRPRFSLPSSEDRQRALKALARLEVEELANRPVSSLSGGERQRVVMARALVADAPLWLLDEPTANLDLRHQLGLLEVMRQHVEGGGAAVAVLHDLNLVHRYFDRVLLLAPGRALGWGRPDDVLNDEDVSEAFELPMRRVEVEGRQVWLA
- a CDS encoding FecCD family ABC transporter permease translates to MTRAVLTPTKIALSAALTLGLWGLSAMLGLSSGSSALGGFDLVARWWTGELSATEQAILWSARLPRVVFAGVVGAALAAGGAVFQAVLRNPLADPYILGVSGGAALGGTLLLTLGSFSVGVLAVSTPLAAFGGALAALAAIFAVARQAPSGRGATYVLLLTGVIVNAFAASMIMFLQSVVSAQKAQEILFYLMGALSVEGTAWPVMLGVSAAIGLSLTALFAYARDLNAMAIGEEEAAYLGVEVAKVQRVCLLLASFAVAVGVAFSGIIGFVGLVVPHAMRLVVGPDHRVLLPTSALAGAAFLTLADVSARSLFGVLGTTLPVGVLTSMIGAPMFLYFLWRALRRDAGWG
- a CDS encoding ABC transporter substrate-binding protein, with translation MALVLLAMLGGGCDRGSEPSPEREAQSASQSEAGPAPSSPGREGPGERVVREDAVLSANLPERPVRIVSLAPSTTEVLFALGAGERVVGVTRYCDFPEEARAVPKIGGMLDPDLEAILAARPDLVVGVQAGADHRVADQLQEAGVAYAFARGDDLESALHTMDMLGAWIGEGGAGRDLRTRTELGIAEVAEQLRKTQSDTAQRALLAYDREPVVVAGPGSFGAELLELAGLENAVATAATAYPVLDMEAVLEAEPELIIDVSLNVSSDEVLGFWKTFESLPAVAADQVVHLPDAVMMRPGPRVPQALKLLGEAARGGDAGQAAP
- a CDS encoding MXAN_5187 C-terminal domain-containing protein — protein: MAGRDLLSQSEIDAMLNNLERQIDRLRVLYERYFNGVDRRPPGHQRQEVVRLSFELEHTFINNTAQKFRLRALVQRFQTFKTYWDRTLRQIEEGTYKRDRNKAERRQERRKAREAREDDGAYSIDLDNDFIEGLNEVDLDALLGDAISAVEASEPAAIAPTQTSAASSASTRDEAERERIRREKLAEIQRQLGLMGDEPAPAHSAPTSPAARSAPAAQTSPTTAPSPHAERPPSDPRSQKLAAMRRKLAQRNAEDEGAQASSADTEGGVRGASPEKLARMKAMREKLASRSIQRPSSGPIHRQNASPAPPSAGTRTTGSHRVVRRPSSSEDDSARQVYERLIEAKRRCNEPTDKLSYDAVKRSMDRQREELQRSRGARNVDFQVVIKGGKAYLKPDTKD
- the hflX gene encoding GTPase HflX, with amino-acid sequence MYRRKIGTLDAISQEFATQMTFISEELNRVVAVLVDRSGKVEHVMLGDSHRVYLPDLGRQRAGQSRFRGVRLIRTHPGTKGREVELSREDLTDLSKLQLDLVMSIGVGPGGYPGQVAWAHLVPENPEQRIWETYKAPNPAEVGVSFTHFITELEGEFQRKAADVVTTGGQPALLAYVATPEGRPEEVEVAEMLELCRTAGVDVVDTLVQRRSGMHPKYALGKGKIEELTLRALQLDVDLIIFAQDLSPTQLRGITDETDIKVIDRTQLILDIFAQRATSSDGKVQVELAQLKYNLPRLHSRNTGMSRLTGGIGGRGPGETKLEINRRRARDRIRSLEKDIEKLSKQREVRRARRMRNQLPTVSIVGYTNAGKSTLLNALTNSEVLSEDKLFATLQPTTRKLRFPDEREIIFTDTVGFIHDLPADLVAAFKATLEELDEADILVHLIDVSDERFDDKMEAVNRILTEIDLGDKEQLLVFNKSDLLEEGEAASVARAYNAIAVSALEPASTERLVEELETRLFRQARQRETSMEARH
- a CDS encoding FHA domain-containing protein; translated protein: MHKLLIEDDEGGKTVVSLIRDEITVGRAEGNTIRLTERNVSRNHARILRQDDTIFVEDVSARYGVKRNGKNIKGREELAVGDVVLIGDYRLTLQGEKKAKPLPKPKARAPGNGPGAHEVTTVTRLSDLEQTEREVTSMMPALPAKLVVISSNFAGQEFSLTQNETVIGRGEDCHFIIDHRSISQKHAKIVREKNATYKIVDLNSKNGVKVSGESYRATHLKRGDVVELGHVKFRFVEPGENYVFTPPAPEAAAPDFAAAQSSGGPNKALVFGGGLLVAALLAIGAIFALGGDKESTGGEAVAEADSQVQAEAAREIADLEVAAGDDRIDAAIDSAKGDIDAGQLQRAIGKLESIGELMEPNADQQRRISEMLSSARNELPFQRLFEDARDSLDAGDALEALEHASAIPSHSLFYKKMEEDGTQAGILNAVVSEARSELNNGKNDAARDLAESVLLVRSTHQPAKDLLARIEEQEEAARAAVAARAEAAAARGAGSSSGGSRAPSRKKAAEPTLSAEEARTLFTNAARKVASGDPRGAITDCTQGVRGGNADCHRILGVAYGQLNDIDAACRHYRQYMRTGPSNPGAVEAQMERLGCPP